The window CTTGCTGGTGTTCGACAATATGCTTTGGTACGGAAAAGTCGCCGACCAAAGCGTGATGGATGCTGACACCGTCGCCTTGCGCGCATTGAACGCCAAGCTGCATCAAGACGACCGCGTCTTTACCAGCCTGTTCGGCATCGGCGACGGCATGCATTTGGCGATCAAGCAGTGCGATTAAGTTGGAATCCGCATCATCGAATGCGCTACGATGGCACAGGCACTATATGTCTGTGCCATTTCTTATTTCACCCAATGTCTACGCAATCTGAAATTTTATGAACTACAAAAACAACATTCTGGAACTGATCGGCGATACGCCACTGGTCAAATTGAACAAGTTGAATCGTGGATTGAGGCCGTTGATGCTGGCCAAAATCGAATCCTTAAATCCCGGCGGCAGCGTCAAAGATCGCATTGGCCAGGCGATGATTGATCGCGCCGAGCGGTTGGGCGAACTCAAACCCGGCGGCACGGTCGTCGAAGCCACCAGTGGAAACACAGGTATCGGATTGGCGCTGACCTGCGCCGTGCGCGGGTATCGTTCGATCTTCGTGATGACGGACAAATGCAGCCAGGAAAAGGTTCGTTACCTGAAAGCGCTTGGTTCGGATGTGATCGTCGTTCCGGCGGCGGCCAAAATGGATTCGCCGGATCATTACGTCAATACGGCCAAACGCATTGCGGCGGAAACGCCGAATGCGATTTTGACCAACCAGTACGGCAATCCCGCCAACCCCGAAGTTCATTACCAAACCACCGGCCCGGAAATTTGGGAAGCGACCGAAGGCAAAATCACGCATTTCGTGGCCGGAATGGGAACCGGCGGAACGATCAGCGGAACGGCGCGGTACCTGAAAGAAAAAAATCCGGCAATACGGGTCGTCGGCGCTGACCCGTATGGTTCCGCGATCAAAGGCTTCAAGGAAACCGGCCACCTGATGGCTGCATCGCCTTATCTGGTCGAAGGCATCGGCCAGGAAATCATTCCCGACAACGTTCAACTGAAATACATTGATGAAATCGTCAACGTCACCGACCGCGATTCGTTCAACACAGCTCGGCGGTTGGGCCGCGAAGAAGGAATTTTTTGCGGTGGCAGTTCAGGAACCATCGCCTGGGCGGCGCTGAAAGTCGCCGAAAACCTGAGCGAAAACGACATTCTGGTGTTCATCATCTGCGACACGGGCGAACGGTATCTGTCGAAGTTCCTGTCCGATGAATGGATGAAGGAAAAACGATTACTCGGCGATGAACGAATGACCATTGGATTGTTGAATGAACTGAAGCTTCACGCGGGCAAGTTGCGGCTGATTTCGGTTGCGCCTGACGCCAAAGTCCGCGAGGCGCTGGATTTGATGAACAATCACGGATTGTCGCAATTGCCTGTCATCGAAGATGGCAAATCGGTTGGCAGCGTTCGTGAAAGCAGAATCGTGGCTCAACTATTGGATAACCGAGATTTGATTGAATCTCCGGTTACTGAGTTGATGGATGCGTCTTTTCCGGTTGTTGGCGAAATGGTGGAAGTGCAACGCGCCAAGCAATACCTGAAAGAATCGCCTGCCATCTTGGTCGAAGAATACGGACGCATCGTAGGCATTGTCACACGACACGACGTTCTGGACATCGAAGCCTGAAAAACTCCGAGTGAGTTCGATTAAGGAAAGAAAGGGCGTGGTCAGTTTTCACCACGCCCTTTCCGCGTTTAATCGTCAAAATGAAATTTGTAAATGTCGTCAATCTTCGTTTCCGGCGTCAGTTTGAACAGATCGTTGAGCACGCCTGTATGAAGATCGTAAACCCATCCGTGAATGAATGGGCCAACGCCATTCCCCGAATGCCAGGCCTGTTGGATGATCGAAGTTTCAGCTAAATGCCAAACCTGTTCCTGGACATTTAACTCCACCAAACGGCGAAAGCGTTTTTCTGCATCGGTAATCCCATCCAGCTCATGTTCGTGAGTGCGATAAACGTCTTTGATGTGCCGCAACCATTTGTTGATCAGTCCCAGATTTTTGTTGGACAAAGCGTTTTTGACGCCGCCACATCCATAATGCCCACAGACGATGATGTGTTTGACTTTCAACACTTCGACCGCGTATTGCACCACGCTGAGCATGTTGAAATCCGTGTGGATGACCAGATTGGCGACGTTTCGGTGAACAAACAATTCGCCGGGTTGCGTGCCTGTCACCTCTTCGGCGGGCACACGGCTATCGGAACAACCGATCCACAGGAATTCGGGGGTTTGGTCCTTTGCCATACGCGAGAAATAATCCTCGCGCACGTCCAACCGCTCTTTCACCCACGCTTTGTTAGCCAGCAATAGCTTTTCGTAACTTTCCATCTATTCCTCCTTTTAGAAACACTTGTGATTTCGACTCAAAATTTTTCAGTTCGACTTTGATATTTTTGTGGCGAGCCGCTTCCTGGAAATCGGCGACGACATCGTAAATATCCCCGTCAATGTAAATTGCCTTGGTTGCGTCCAGAACCAGATTGGAATTTTCCGGAATGGATAACAGCTTGTCTTTCAAAGCCGTTTTATTGACGAAGGAAACGTCTTTGTTGAATCGCAAGAGGTAATTATTGCCCTGGTGGACCAGGGTCATGGAATCGTGATGGTTGGTTTTGATCACGACCAAAACGCCAACCGCGATGCCGATGGCAATTCCCACCAGCAAATCCGTAAACACGATGGCAAGAACCGTCACGATGAACGGCAGGAAATCATCCCATCCGGCTTTGTACATTTTCTTGTACAGGTGAACCTTCGTCAGTTTGTACCCGACCATAAACAGGATCGCCGCCAGACAAGCCAACGGAATTCGATTCAGCAATCCGGGAATCAACAAAACGCAGAAAAACAACAGGATTCCATGGAAGAACGCCGACATGCGGGTTCGGCTTCCGGCGTAAACGTTTGCCGAGCTGCGCACGATCACGGAGGTAATCGGAAGACCGCCAATCAGACCGGAAATGAAATTCCCGACGCCCTGCGCTTTCAGTTCGCGGTTGGTAGGAGAAATCCGGCGAAACGGGTCCAACTTATCCGTCGCTTCCAGGGACAACAGGGATTCAATGCTGCCGACTACGGCAATCGTCAGCGCCGTGATGTAAACCTGTTTGTTTGTCAGCGCCGACCAATCGGGAAAGGTGAACTGGTGAAAGAAATCAGACAGGCTGGCTGCGACGGGCAACGCTACCAGATGACTGTCTTCGGCTTTCAGATGAAAACCATTCAGACTGACCCGGAAAGCTTCGTTCAACAGCACGCCCAATATCACAACGACCAGCGGACCAGGAACCAGCTTGAAAAATTTCATTCGTTGCAGGAATGGGCGTTCCCACAAAATCAAAACCGTCATCGAAACGATTGTGATGATGATTGCCGCTGGACTGGCTGAATAGATTGCATTCAGGATGTCGCCGAGCGTGTTGCTTTTGGCGTCCAGTTCGAAAAAGAAATCGAAGTCCCCTTCGTAATGGACATCGCGGCCCAATGCGTGCGGGATTTGTTTCAAAATGATGACGATTCCGATGGCGGCCAACATTCCTTTGATCACGGCGTTTGGAACGTAATTCCCAATCACGCCCGCGCGGGCAAACCCCAGAACCAACTGGAAAAGTCCTGAAAGCACAACTGCCACCAGAAAAACCCTGTAAGAACCGAGGTTTTGAATTGACGTCGCAACGATTACGGCCAAACCTGCCGCCGGGCCACTGACACTGACTTCGGACGCCGAAAGTGTTGCGATTACGGTTCCGCCAATGATTCCGGCGATGATCCCGGAAAATAGTGGCGCTCCGGATGCCAACGCAATGCCCAGGCATAACGGCAACGCGACCAGAAAGACCACCAGACCTGACGGCATATCGTATTTCAGATTATTGATGACGCCAGGTCGGAAGTCTGAAAATTCAGACATAACGTTCCTCCAAAAATGCTTTGCCCAACAGGGTTCCGGTCGGATTGATGGCAGACGACTGATTTCTGGCCAGTCGCCCACGTCCGCACACAAAGACACACACTTTTTGGCAAAGCGTAAGAATCAGATTTTTCGGATTGATAGAAACTGGATTGGAGCGTGATTCTCAGCCTTGCAGCGTTAAAACAAACGGTTACGGCTTCAGACGAATTCGTCTGGTTTCCGCGTATACAATTTTGACGAGAATCCGCTTGAGGAGCTAAGCAGGAGGACCGCGTAATATAGGTGGCGATACTTGCCAGAAACAGGTTGGGCAGGAATGAAAGCGCTCCAGAACCGGAAGGCGACGAAGTTCCTCCAAAGCTTGGGGCGAAATGATGAGTTGTTTTTTTCGATTCTGCAGCCTGCGGGATTCCAGGTGTGAAAGACAAGCTCCCTTATGCTCAATGATCTCCAGGATTTCGTTCGAGGATTCCTGCGGCAAATTATTTGCCCGCACCGGGCCTGAGGCAAAAACCAAACACGACGCCAGCGCCAGCAAAATTGCTGACAGTTTCGCGTAGGCAATTCTGAACAGTCTTTTGTTCCTTGCTTCGTGGTTATTCATTGGCATTGGTCAACCCGTTCTTGTTGAACTGTGGGGAACTGGCTACAGCGTAATAACCGGCTTTTGCTCGCACTGAAAGTTTCAATGTGCTGAGTGGAGCCGCGAGCTTTACTTTCAAATTCCGCCATTTCCCATCGAAACCAACATTGGTTGGCGCATAACCGACCGAATACCGCTGCCGCATTTCCAAGGCAATTTGGTCAAAAACTTCGACGACTTGATCCGCCGTTTCCGGCGTGAAGGCTTTGCCGCCGGTGTGCGTGGACAGGGTGCGCAAATCTTCCGCTCCCCAAAATCGTGGAAGATGACTGTCTTCGGTAATCACGGCATATACAGACAGTCCGGCTTCGGAAACCATCTGTTTCAACTTTCGCAACGTCGTCCGTGAACGATTGTCTTCGCCGTCGCTGATAATTACCAAAGCACGTTTTGACCATCGGCCTTTTTTGACCAACTCAATCGCTGTTGCCACTGCATCGAACAAGGCTGTATTGCCTTCGGAAGAAGAATTGTTGATGGCGCGCGCCAACGCTTCGCCATCATAAACACGTTCCAGCACGGTTTGCGTTTTGTCACTAAACGCAACCAACGAATATTCATCATCGGCGTGCCCGGTTTGGATAAACCGCGTGAGCGCTTCTTTCGCTCGTTGATTTCTTTCTCCTTTCATCGAACCGGAAAGATCAAACACAATTCCGATGCTCGCAGGCCCGTCGTCTGTGCCAAAGAACGCAATTTCCTGTGCAACCCCGTCTTCAAAGATCGCGAATGCATTGCGATCCAGGCCGGTAAAATATCGTCCCTGTTGGTCGGTCACGCTGATCGAAACGGAAACCAAGTCCGTATTCAGCACCAACGCATCGGCGCGCCCTGGCTCCACAATTGACCGTGTTTGCGCTGCAGCAGTCCCAACCAAAAACGCGATCATCAGAGTAAAAGCTCCTGAAAAACTTGTTCGCTTCATGGCCCATCCTTCCTTTCAATCCCTTGAGAACTCAGGCCTGCATGTTGGCAGACGTCAACTTCAAGGGGATAAACCAATTGTTTCAGCAGAGTGGGTTCTGGCAATTGGGCCGCCTTCTCAAGCCGGTACAAAGCATGCTCGTCGGCAAACGCACGAAGTATTGCCTTTAAACCTTGTTCAGATTTTGTTTGAGAATTGAGAAAACAGCCACACGCGGTTAGACCGGAGGCGCTCGAAGGGTCGGAGGCGAACAGAAGCAAACAGATTGGGGTAAGGGATTAAATTCCGAAAGAACAGGAAGTTCTTTCAAGTCACTTAGTTTTATCGGCGTCAGAAGCAGATTGCGGCTTTGTCCAGGCCGCAATCTACGCGAAGAGTGAGTTTGCTGGCAAAATTCCTTGGCTTCCAGCATTCGTTCCGTTTCGGATTCGTTTTCCGAGCTTGATTTGGATTTCGATTCCGACTCGGTGCTTTGTGACACCGCTGCCATAACCAGCACTGCCAGCACTGGTTGATACACGGTCACCAAACAGGCAAGAAGCGCCAGCAAAAGAGTGGGAAGCTTTGTGTAAGCAGATTTGAACATTTTCTCTTCGCTTTATCCGGTTGATCTGCCAACCAAAGTCAAAGCGGGCGATTAATTACCATCCCAGGCAAAGACGCGTCAACGCCTGGCAAGAGATACTGATCTCGTGGTTCCTCAAGAAGGTCGCGTATTTTTCAGCAAGAGGGCATTCAACATCATCTGACGCCGCAATTTTGATTTCGCCAGCAATACCACTGACGCTACCAAATAAATTCCGCTGAAAATGTAGCGAATATGTTCATCGGGAAATAGGAATTGGGCGGAAAACAAAACTAACAACATCAGCGCTTCCCACAAAGCGAACCTGAAATCAGAGATGACGATCGCGGCAAACAACGATTGCGCCGAAGTCAGCAGTAATTCCTCTTTTTGGCGACCATCCAATACCATTGCCCCGCCGGTTCCTGCGGCCAAGACATACACCAATGGGATCGCTCCAACCAACAACGTCCATTGATTGACCTTCGATGAAATCAGTGCGCCAATGCCGGTCGAACCTTTTCCTTTCATCGCAAAAATCAACGCGATCAATCCTTCAGGCGATTCCGAAGCCAACGGCGCCAACCATTGCACCAGCAAAAACTGACTGACGCCGTAAGTGGCGCCAACGTCTTTCAAACTTTCGGCAAAAGGTTCGGCAGAAAACCAAATCACAAATCCTGAAAACGCGAACATCAACAACACGACCAATCGCCGGGCATTATTCCCAAGCCGCTGATCCAATTCCGCGGCAATTCCTTCCAGTTCTTCATCATGCTTTTCCCCTTTCATCGCGCGCCCGGCGTAATAGGCAAACATTGCAAAAAAGATGACTGCATCCCATAACGACAAGGTTCCTTTCAGCGGCAAAATCAAAGAATAGACGCTGGCCAGGAGCAACAGACTGAGTTCCAAACCCTGCGAAGCATCCAGATCAATGCTCTTTTGCTTGTGTTTGAAGTAATAAACAATCGCCACCAATGCCCAGCCGACGCCAATCAAAATTCTGTTCGCGCCGGTCATGTTGGCGATGGCCAACCCTTCATGGCTGTGGTGCAACCCTTCCGTCCAGGCGTAATGCAATCCAATGGCATATTCCGGTAACACGCTGATCAATGCCAGAGCAATCAACGCCAGCGAACGCGGAATGTCGCGCTCAGACAATTCTGCGCCCCAGCCCAACAAAAACGCCGCGCTGACAATTGCCAACCCCGAAAGTACCGAAACCAAAACCGGCGCCATCTGATGCGTTCTGCCGGTCAGAGCCAAAAACATCCACGGCAACGGAATCACCGCAGTGAGAATTAACGGAAGATACTTTTTCATTTTTTATTCGTTTTTCGAAGAATGCATGGCTTATTCGCCAAGAACTTTGATGATTGCTCGTTTACGGCGCTGACCGTCAAATTCGGCATAATACACCTGCTGCCAGGTTCCCAAATCCAATCGTCCATTTGTGATCGGCAAAATGACCTGATGATGCATCAGCAGGTTTTTCAGATGTGCGTCGCCATTGTCTTCGCCGGTTTGATGATGGCGGTAATCGGGTCGGGTCGGAGCCAGATGCTCCAACCATTCATCAATGTCCGAGATCAAGCCGTCTTCGGCGTCGTTGACGTAAACAGCAGCAGTAATGTGCATGGCCGAAACCAGCACCATGCCCTCCTTCACTCCGCTATCGGACACAGCCTGAGCGACTTCATCCGTGATATTGATATACTCACGACGATTTTTGGTATGAAAGACGAGATACTTCGTCAGCGATTTCATTCAAGGTTGCCTTTCGAAAGTCTTGGAAATGTTGTATTCGCTGAGATTATGTCCTGACTGTCGGCACAGGGCAAAACAGGATTTTGCCACGCACTATCGGACGGCTATAATTCATTTTGATTTCAACACAGGAAAACTATCGCAGGAGAAGGAATGCCCAAGATTGCAGACATCGAGTACACGCCGAATCCGAATGCTGTGAAATTCATTTTGAAGGAACCGGTCACGACAGGTTCTTCGCGTTCATTTCAAAATGCCGAAGCCGCCATGGCGGATCCGCTGGCCGATTCGCTGTTCAGGGTCGGCAATGTCACGTCCGTGTTTTACATGGATCGGTTTGTGACGGTGAACAAAGAAGACGATGTCAGTTGGGAAGACATGCTGAAAAAACTGGCAGAGCCGATTCGTTCTGCTCCTTCAGCGTCGGAAATCGCCGCCCAGGCACCTGCCAAACCAGCGCCGACGCCGGGTGATGATCCAGTGCTGGACAAAATCAATCAGATGTTGGATGAAAAAATTCGTCCGGGGCTGGCCGGAGATGGCGGCGGGTTGGAAATCATCGGATTCCACGACAAAAAACTGATGATTAGCTACCAGGGCGCCTGCGGAAGCTGTCCCAGTTCGATCGGCGGCACGTTGATGTACATCGAGCAGCTTTTGAAAGAAGAGGTTGATGCCGAAATTGAAGTGATCTCCGTCTAAAGGCCAAAGGCAAACTTCAAAAGTCGCATATGCAAACCTAAATCAAAACAAAAAACTTGAGACAGGATTAACAGGATTTTCCAGGATAAATGGAATTCCAACTTGATTGGAGAGTTGTTGAAATTAGCGTTTCTGAAAATCCTGCCCAATCCTGTAAATCCTGTCGAAAAAAGAGTGTCCAAATGTTGTTTGTTCCGATTTAACGATTGCGGCTTCTAAAATTTGCCTTTGCTTTCTATTCACACCGGCAAATAAACGCTAACCTTGGTTCCTGTTCCTTCCTGGCTTTCAATTTCAATCTTGCCATTGTGTTTTTTGATGATTTCGTGAGTGATCATCATTCCCAACCCCGTGCCATTCTTTTTGGTGGTGTAAAACGCTTCGAAGATTCGATTCCGGGTTTCTTCGGACATACCGGAACCGAAATCCACCACGCTGACCTGCAAGGCGCCGTGTTGGCCATTGGATTCTGAAAATCTGGGAGCTTCGCCATTCGGAATGAAGGCTGTTTGCAGAACCACTTGGCTGTTTTGCGGAGAAGCCTCGACCGCATTAATCAGCAAATTCAGGAAGACTTTGCGGAGTTGCTGGGGATCGAAATTGCCCGTTTGCAGATTGTTCGCATACTGACGGACTACGGTAGTTCGCGCACGATCCAGCCGGTCGCTGGCCAATTCCACCACTTCGTCCATCAACTGATTCAAATTGGTTGGTTTTCGTTCCGGGTCCCGCGGGCGAGTCAAATAGCGCAAATCCATGACAATGGTGGATAAATGTTCTGCGCCACGTTTCAGCCGGGCGGCAGTTTGTTTCAAATCTTCATCGCTCTCGCTGAGCTGCATTTCCAACAACTCGATGTTCAATTTGATTGCGCCGATGGGGTTATACAGTTCGTGTGCGACTTGCGCAGTGATTTGCCCGACCGCGCTAAGCGTTCGGTTGCGACGCAATTCTTCTCGTACGCGTTCTTCTTCCGTAACATCCACCAAAACAACCACGCGACCGCGAGTTTCGCGGTCAATGGTCAGCGGAGACACGTACACATCAAACAGACGCTTTTCGGCGGGGAATCCCTGGCTTTGGCGTGGCACGCGCTTGGTTTTGACTTCGATGCGTTGCCGATGTGTCACAGGTTTGTCCGCGGCTTCCTCCGGATTATTCGAAAGCTGAAGCACGCTACGGATATACAAGGCAATTTCCGGCAAATGAGCCAGCGCACCTCGGTAATCCTGCAACAGCAACTCTGTGGGCCTCAAATGATAGCGTTTGAAAAAGGCCTGGTTGATGGCTAACAACTCACCGTTTTCAGCCATCACGAGAATATCGTTCGACTGGCTGTCGAAAATCGAGCGGGCAAAATCCTGTGCAGCATGAGCCGAACTGGTCGCCTGTCGCAAGGCAAGAAGCCGGTTGCGCGTAAAAATAAAAACGCCCCCGGCCACAACAAACCCGATGAGAAGAGCGATCCAGCGCATCCGGCTGACTTGTGCGGCGGCAGTGCTTTGTTGGCGGGAAATTCGTAGTAGAAACGCAGACTGATCGGCATTGATTTCGTTGGTCAAATGAGAAATCGCTTCATCAATGCGGGAACGTGCGTCGGCGAAAGCATTTTGCTTACGGTTGGTTTCATCAACCAACGTTTGTGAATCCGGGATCGCTTTCCCAAAACTTTTCGTTTTGGCTTCGGGATTCTTCTTATCTTCTGCTGCAAAGGTTTCAATGACTCTTAAAAATTCCGGCACGGCGGCTTCGACTTCGCGCCAGGCGGCCAGTTCAGTCGGTTTTAGCGTCTGCAACCTCGCCCGCTTATCCCAATAATCCTTGGCATCGTTAAAGGCATTGTCAAAATTCACTTTCGCTTCGTTCAGCGTGAAGTTAAATGGCGGAATGGAAACGGGAAGATTGTGGGTGGCCTGAACCAGTTTGGCCTGGGCGATCAGATTGACTTCCTCTTCCTGGATTTTTCCGGCTTTTGAAAGCCGTTTCTGGTAATCCAGCGAAATATCGTTTGCCAGATCGCTGATCGCCTGAAGCTCATTCACGCTGCGCGAACCAATCAGCCAAATCAGCGCCAGCAAAGAGACAAAGCCTATCGTCAGCACTGAATTAATCAGCACCAGCTTAGGTTGGTCAGGAGTTGTCATTGCTCGTTTCATTTCTTATCCAAGTTCACAATTACATGGTTACCTGTCGGTGACGCTCTCGCTTAAGGCTATAAAGTCGTTGGTCGGCAATCTGAATCAGACCGAAGTCGCTGACGGCATCGGTCGGCAATGAGGCAACGCCCCAACTGATTTTGATGCTGTGCTGTTTATCCTCTTCTTCACTCAACACGATTTGTTGGGTTTCAACCCGCTTTAGAGCGTTTTCAATTTCCCCACCTGGAGTTTCAGGACAAACTGCGACGAACTCGTCTCCGCCATAGCGAAAAACCGGATCGCTTAATCGAAATGACGTTCGCAACACACGCGCAACCTCAACCAAGGCTTGATCTCCCATTTGATGGCCAAGACGGTCATTGACCGATTTGAAATCATCAACATCAAACATCACCAGTGTCAGATGGCGTCCGTACCGCAGCGCCCGGGCGACTTCTTCGTTCATCCACTCTTCAAAAGCGGCGCGATTCAACAAACCTGTCAAAGGATCTCGCCTGGATTGCTCCGACAGCTTTTT is drawn from Acidobacteriota bacterium and contains these coding sequences:
- a CDS encoding pyridoxal-phosphate dependent enzyme, which produces MNYKNNILELIGDTPLVKLNKLNRGLRPLMLAKIESLNPGGSVKDRIGQAMIDRAERLGELKPGGTVVEATSGNTGIGLALTCAVRGYRSIFVMTDKCSQEKVRYLKALGSDVIVVPAAAKMDSPDHYVNTAKRIAAETPNAILTNQYGNPANPEVHYQTTGPEIWEATEGKITHFVAGMGTGGTISGTARYLKEKNPAIRVVGADPYGSAIKGFKETGHLMAASPYLVEGIGQEIIPDNVQLKYIDEIVNVTDRDSFNTARRLGREEGIFCGGSSGTIAWAALKVAENLSENDILVFIICDTGERYLSKFLSDEWMKEKRLLGDERMTIGLLNELKLHAGKLRLISVAPDAKVREALDLMNNHGLSQLPVIEDGKSVGSVRESRIVAQLLDNRDLIESPVTELMDASFPVVGEMVEVQRAKQYLKESPAILVEEYGRIVGIVTRHDVLDIEA
- the can gene encoding carbonate dehydratase, giving the protein MESYEKLLLANKAWVKERLDVREDYFSRMAKDQTPEFLWIGCSDSRVPAEEVTGTQPGELFVHRNVANLVIHTDFNMLSVVQYAVEVLKVKHIIVCGHYGCGGVKNALSNKNLGLINKWLRHIKDVYRTHEHELDGITDAEKRFRRLVELNVQEQVWHLAETSIIQQAWHSGNGVGPFIHGWVYDLHTGVLNDLFKLTPETKIDDIYKFHFDD
- a CDS encoding SulP family inorganic anion transporter is translated as MSEFSDFRPGVINNLKYDMPSGLVVFLVALPLCLGIALASGAPLFSGIIAGIIGGTVIATLSASEVSVSGPAAGLAVIVATSIQNLGSYRVFLVAVVLSGLFQLVLGFARAGVIGNYVPNAVIKGMLAAIGIVIILKQIPHALGRDVHYEGDFDFFFELDAKSNTLGDILNAIYSASPAAIIITIVSMTVLILWERPFLQRMKFFKLVPGPLVVVILGVLLNEAFRVSLNGFHLKAEDSHLVALPVAASLSDFFHQFTFPDWSALTNKQVYITALTIAVVGSIESLLSLEATDKLDPFRRISPTNRELKAQGVGNFISGLIGGLPITSVIVRSSANVYAGSRTRMSAFFHGILLFFCVLLIPGLLNRIPLACLAAILFMVGYKLTKVHLYKKMYKAGWDDFLPFIVTVLAIVFTDLLVGIAIGIAVGVLVVIKTNHHDSMTLVHQGNNYLLRFNKDVSFVNKTALKDKLLSIPENSNLVLDATKAIYIDGDIYDVVADFQEAARHKNIKVELKNFESKSQVFLKGGIDGKLRKAIAG
- a CDS encoding VWA domain-containing protein codes for the protein MKRTSFSGAFTLMIAFLVGTAAAQTRSIVEPGRADALVLNTDLVSVSISVTDQQGRYFTGLDRNAFAIFEDGVAQEIAFFGTDDGPASIGIVFDLSGSMKGERNQRAKEALTRFIQTGHADDEYSLVAFSDKTQTVLERVYDGEALARAINNSSSEGNTALFDAVATAIELVKKGRWSKRALVIISDGEDNRSRTTLRKLKQMVSEAGLSVYAVITEDSHLPRFWGAEDLRTLSTHTGGKAFTPETADQVVEVFDQIALEMRQRYSVGYAPTNVGFDGKWRNLKVKLAAPLSTLKLSVRAKAGYYAVASSPQFNKNGLTNANE
- a CDS encoding sodium:calcium antiporter, which translates into the protein MKKYLPLILTAVIPLPWMFLALTGRTHQMAPVLVSVLSGLAIVSAAFLLGWGAELSERDIPRSLALIALALISVLPEYAIGLHYAWTEGLHHSHEGLAIANMTGANRILIGVGWALVAIVYYFKHKQKSIDLDASQGLELSLLLLASVYSLILPLKGTLSLWDAVIFFAMFAYYAGRAMKGEKHDEELEGIAAELDQRLGNNARRLVVLLMFAFSGFVIWFSAEPFAESLKDVGATYGVSQFLLVQWLAPLASESPEGLIALIFAMKGKGSTGIGALISSKVNQWTLLVGAIPLVYVLAAGTGGAMVLDGRQKEELLLTSAQSLFAAIVISDFRFALWEALMLLVLFSAQFLFPDEHIRYIFSGIYLVASVVLLAKSKLRRQMMLNALLLKNTRPS
- a CDS encoding YjbQ family protein; the protein is MKSLTKYLVFHTKNRREYINITDEVAQAVSDSGVKEGMVLVSAMHITAAVYVNDAEDGLISDIDEWLEHLAPTRPDYRHHQTGEDNGDAHLKNLLMHHQVILPITNGRLDLGTWQQVYYAEFDGQRRKRAIIKVLGE
- a CDS encoding NifU family protein — translated: MPKIADIEYTPNPNAVKFILKEPVTTGSSRSFQNAEAAMADPLADSLFRVGNVTSVFYMDRFVTVNKEDDVSWEDMLKKLAEPIRSAPSASEIAAQAPAKPAPTPGDDPVLDKINQMLDEKIRPGLAGDGGGLEIIGFHDKKLMISYQGACGSCPSSIGGTLMYIEQLLKEEVDAEIEVISV
- a CDS encoding GGDEF domain-containing protein — protein: MMPISFSETLQQERAKLVRSANNWFETWSASDRKDHLEELLSEESALRQSVDETLKRYADDSTKEELILLQSSLHQVLDERFQRGVRDYCDRRIKKLSEQSRRDPLTGLLNRAAFEEWMNEEVARALRYGRHLTLVMFDVDDFKSVNDRLGHQMGDQALVEVARVLRTSFRLSDPVFRYGGDEFVAVCPETPGGEIENALKRVETQQIVLSEEEDKQHSIKISWGVASLPTDAVSDFGLIQIADQRLYSLKRERHRQVTM